A window of the Henckelia pumila isolate YLH828 chromosome 3, ASM3356847v2, whole genome shotgun sequence genome harbors these coding sequences:
- the LOC140886471 gene encoding uncharacterized protein, whose amino-acid sequence MVKKKNVVNKILCIWEDGNCLNSPGLIKQSGAAYFERLLTGDPFVLDLSDFSGFSSLISEEEDHSFAAAASLEEVRAVVFSIPRDSVAGPDGFSSVFFQSCWDFVQHDVMDAVLDFFRGSLMPQGFTATTITLIPKVEGAQAWTDFRPISLCNVSNKIISKLLYSRLRSVVGRLVSQSQSGFVPGQMIADNILLAHELTHSLNLPARGGNVILKLDMAKAYHRVQWSFLLDVLRWFGFSEQVVRMVRACISFCKFSVNVNGTPAGFFASSRGLRQGDPLSPLLFILGADYLSRGLDRLFLQHADLRYRSGCDLPISHLAYADDVIIFANGGSHGLQRLKDFLAHYENCSGQLVNVAKSAMIFPLGWTARRRSRLLQITGFAEGQLPLKYLGAPLFRGNRKCSLFEPLLQSVRKKLEGWESHSLAPGSRMTLIRSVLLSIPIYLCQVIHPPLAVLEKLERIFNAFLWGSRPLEKKWHWARWSRACLPVEEGGLGFCRLKDIVDSFSMKLCPICAPSRGAISPTWRRLLQIRPRAEPGIRWRIGLGDVSFWDDTWLGDAPLSSRCNVRGDRCVRVFSFLLEGDWDFDLLCAVVAPSVAEEIVQIPVLVDEPDATIWIHSTDGAFFVRSAWEQVRPRGSISDIFTPCWGRWMRPTMSFFLWRFWHRWLPVDEVLQQRGFSLVSKCQCCEMSETFTHIFIDGPIARSVWHFFGAIFRVRIPATENFSLFLSAWKRGREWSPGGNVREFIPFVVLWFLWTARNDTKHRHLPYSAEKVKFQILSYLRLAHSATVLKPRLWLGALQAARKMGISVGLQRIHKTAIVRWLRPPPGSFKLNVYGSSRGNPSESSVGGVVRDSSGRVLAFFSEFISLGSNVRAKLWAIWRGILLCSDLSLFPLWIETDSQIAIQILRSRRCRWDLDHIVSRTRVLVRNRPVQLSGPFPEFLELVCSPVACFAFFRVMDHQAFSVLPLAWFLLLFGCFVGGLSCPSLFGFPVFLGVRLWLEFPSPFSCFFALGLLVLLHRLIPATLRATVSVFDFAGPSCGSLLAFAAQDEC is encoded by the exons AtggtgaagaagaagaatgtGGTTAATAAGATCTTGTGTATTTGGGAGGATGGTAATTGCCTCAACTCTCCTGGTCTCATCAAGCAGTCTGGGGCTGCCTATTTTGAGCGCCTCCTCACTGGAGATCCTTTTGTCCTGGATCTTTCGGATTTTTCTGGCTTCTCCTCGTTGATTTCGGAGGAGGAGGACCATAGCTTTGCCGCCGCAGCTTCCTTGGAGGAGGTACGTGCTGTCGTCTTTTCCATCCCTCGGGATAGTGTGGCGGGCCCCGATGGGTTTTCTTCGGTTTTCTTTCAGAGCTGCTGGGATTTTGTGCAGCATGATGTCATGGACGCTGTCCTTGATTTCTTTCGGGGCTCTCTTATGCCCCAGGGCTTCACTGCCACCACGATCACTTTGATCCCCAAAGTCGAGGGTGCGCAAGCTTGGACGGACTTCCGTCCCATCAGCTTGTGTAATGTTTCCAACAAGATTATCTCGAAGCTTTTATACTCTCGTCTGCGGTCGGTGGTGGGGAGACTCGTTTCTCAGAGTCAGAGTGGCTTTGTGCCGGGGCAGATGATTGCTGACAATATCCTTCTCGCGCATGAGCTCACTCACAGTCTTAATCTCCCTGCCCGTGGTGGTAATGTCATTCTGAAATTGGACATGGCTAAGGCCTATCATAGAGTCCAATGGTCTTTTCTTCTGGATGTCCTCCGATGGTTTGGTTTTTCGGAGCAGGTTGTGAGAATGGTGAGGGCTTGCATTTCTTTTTGCAAGTTCTCGGTTAATGTCAATGGTACCCCTGCTGGTTTCTTTGCTTCCTCGAGAGGCCTGAGACAGGGTGACCCTTTATCTCCCCTCCTCTTTATTCTTGGAGCGGATTATCTGTCCCGTGGCTTGGACCGGTTGTTCCTCCAGCATGCTGATTTGAGGTATCGGTCTGGGTGTGATTTGCCGATTTCCCATTTGGCCTATGCTGACGATGTCATTATTTTTGCCAATGGGGGATCCCATGGTCTTCAGCGTCTCAAAGATTTTCTGGCTCACTATGAAAATTGCTCGGGCCAGCTCGTTAATGTGGCCAAGAGTGCTATGATCTTTCCTCTGGGCTGGACCGCTCGTCGCCGCTCCCGTTTGCTGCAAATCACTGGATTTGCGGAGGGGCAGCTGCCCTTGAAATACCTTGGAGCTCCGCTTTTCCGTGGGAACCGCAAGTGCTCTCTCTTTGAGCCTCTTCTGCAGTCGGTCCGGAAAAAGCTGGAGGGCTGGGAGTCCCATTCCCTTGCTCCTGGGAGTAGGATGACGCTGATCCGCAGTGTGCTCCTTTCGATCCCGATCTATCTCTGCCAGGTGATCCACCCTCCTTTGGCTGTTTTGGAGAAACTGGAGCGTATTTTCAATGCTTTTCTTTGGGGCTCCAGACCCTTAGAAAAGAAGTGGCACTGGGCCCGCTGGTCTCGCGCCTGTCTCCCTGTGGAAGAAGGAGGCCTGGGTTTTTGCAGGCTCAAGGACATTGTTGATAGCTTTTCCATGAAGCTGTG CCCTATTTGTGCTCCTTCTCGTGGAGCCATTTCCCCCACTTGGAGGCGCTTGCTCCAGATTAGACCTCGTGCGGAGCCTGGTATCCGGTGGAGGATTGGTCTTGGGGATGTCTCTTTTTGGGATGATACTTGGTTGGGTGATGCCCCTTTGTCGAGCAGGTGTAATGTCAGAGGGGAtcggtgtgtgcgtgttttcagCTTCCTTTTGGAGGGAGACTGGGATTTTGATCTCCTTTGCGCTGTCGTCGCTCCCTCGGTGGCGGAGGAGATCGTTCAGATTCCTGTTTTGGTGGATGAACCGGATGCGACTATCTGGATCCACAGCACCGATGGTGCCTTTTTTGTGAGATCTGCTTGGGAGCAGGTCAGACCGAGAGGCTCGATCTCGGATATCTTTACTCCCTGTTGGGGTCGCTGGATGAGGCCCACCATGTCCTTCTTTCTGTGGAGGTTTTGGCATCGGTGGTTGCCTGTGGATGAGGTGCTCCAGCAGCGGGGTTTCTCCCTTGTGTCCAAGTGCCAGTGCTGTGAGATGTCGGAGACATTTACTCACATTTTCATCGACGGTCCCATCGCCCGCTCTGTGTGGCATTTCTTTGGGGCTATCTTTAGAGTTCGCATCCCTGCCACTGAGAACTTCAGTCTGTTTCTCAGTGCTTGGAAAAGGGGTCGCGAGTGGTCTCCGGGGGGTAATGTGAGGGAATTCATTCCTTTTGTCGTGCTTTGGTTCCTATGGACTGCACGCAATGATACTAAGCACCGTCACTTACCCTACTCTGCGGAGAAGGTTAAGTTCCAAATTTTGTCTTATTTGAGACTTGCTCATTCCGCAACTGTTCTCAAGCCCCGTCTTTGGCTGGGGGCTTTGCAGGCTGCGAGGAAGATGGGCATCTCGGTCGGCCTCCAACGGATTCACAAGACTGCGATCGTCCGTTGGTTGAGGCCTCCACCTGGGTCCTTCAAGCTCAATGTGTATGGGAGCTCGAGAGGTAACCCGAGTGAGTCGTCTGTGGGGGGGGTTGTCCGGGATTCTTCTGGTAGGGTCTTGGCGTTTTTTAGTGAGTTCATTAGTTTGGGGTCCAATGTCCGTGCAAAACTCTGGGCGATTTGGAGGGGTATTCTTCTCTGTTCTGACCTTAGCCTTTTTCCCCTTTGGATTGAAACTGATTCCCAGATTGCTATTCAGATTCTTAGATCTCGGAGGTGCCGTTGGGATTTGGACCATATTGTTTCGAGGACGCGTGTTTTGGTGCGAAATAGGCCG gTACAGCTCTCCGGCCCTTTTCCGGAGTTTTTGGAGTTAGTCTGTTCCCCTGTCGCTTGCTTTGCTTTCTTCAGGGTGATGGATCATCAGGCGTTCTCTGTGCTTCCCCTTGCCTGGTTCTTGCTGTTGTTTGGATGTTTTGTGGGGGGTCTCTCGTGCCCCTCGCTTTTTGGATTTCCAGTCTTCTTGGGAGTTAGGTTATGGCTTGAGTTTCCTTCGCCATTCTCCTGCTTTTTTGCTCTGGGTCTGCTG GTTTTACTGCACAGGCTGATACCAGCCACTCTTCGCGCCACAGTGTCCGTTTTTGATTTTGCTGGGCCGAGCTGTGGctctcttctagcttttgctGCTCAGGATGAATGCTGA